The following proteins come from a genomic window of Gossypium raimondii isolate GPD5lz chromosome 5, ASM2569854v1, whole genome shotgun sequence:
- the LOC105771128 gene encoding SHUGOSHIN 2-like — MENGSFISNAPRKGLSDITNLQHQPKVLTQDAKLLLQPASLGSKDYINKLQQENMVLMKVLADRIKVIELSGIELQKLRINFEKFQQQNLQLAQANNQLLLELNSGKDRLKALKHELGCKNAMLKAIKSEKKANIVACPTSGNEGLKEGTNKHGKAGESLNKEDGDYKPCNTNRRRQSKTLQGFVYEGNLQGLKLKNQKLLKMFSR, encoded by the exons ATGGAAAACGGATCCTTTATCAGTAATGCACCAAGGAAGGGGCTCAGTGACATAACCAACTTGCAGCATCAGCCTAAAGTGTTGACCCAAGATGCAAAGCTCCTGCTGCAACCTGCTTCACTCGGGAGTAAAGATTACATCAACAAGCTCCAACAG GAAAATATGGTGCTGATGAAAGTTCTTGCAGACCGAAT TAAAGTCATTGAATTGAGTGGAATCGAGTTACAGAAACTGAGAATCAATTTCGAGAAGTTTCAGCAGCAAAACTTGCAACTTGCGCAAGCAAACAACCAGCTGTTATTG GAACTTAATTCAGGGAAAGATAGG ttAAAAGCCCTTAAACATGAGCTGGGATGTAAAAATGCTATGCTTAAAGCAATAAAATCAGAG AAGAAAGCTAACATTGTTGCTTGCCCTACATCTGGAAATGAG GGTTTGAAGGAAGGAACAAACAAGCATGGCAAGGCAGGTGAATCCCTTAACAAAGAAGATGGAGACTATAAACCTTGTAATACGAACAGGAGGAGGCAATCAAAGACTCTAC AAGGGTTTGTTTATGAAGGCAATCTGCAAGGTTTAAAGCTGAAGAACCAGAAACTACTAAAGATGTTTTCAAGGTAG